In a genomic window of Thalassotalea piscium:
- a CDS encoding AAA family ATPase — protein MMILVGGEKGGSGKSCLAQNLAVYFARDKQAIVLMVDCDPQRTTSDWIQARNSDPTLPAINCIQLYGKIRNDLLSLNQHYDYVIVDCGGQDNLALRAAMSVADHVIIPLRPKRRDLKTVPHMEDMLSTCKMVNPKMLASFVITQCPSLPNQASRIIEAKEVCSSYGINVLNAVTYSRNVYDDSEESGSSVLESDPTSKAADEMKAIAEELLAMKADDSHEFK, from the coding sequence ATGATGATATTAGTAGGTGGAGAGAAAGGCGGTAGTGGTAAAAGCTGTCTTGCTCAAAATCTTGCCGTGTACTTTGCTCGTGATAAACAAGCAATAGTATTAATGGTTGATTGTGATCCGCAACGAACAACTTCTGATTGGATTCAAGCACGAAACTCTGATCCAACATTACCCGCAATTAACTGTATTCAGTTGTATGGCAAAATTCGAAATGACCTACTGAGCTTAAATCAACATTATGACTATGTAATTGTTGATTGTGGTGGGCAAGATAACTTAGCATTACGTGCTGCAATGTCGGTTGCTGACCATGTTATAATTCCTCTAAGACCTAAACGTCGTGATTTAAAAACTGTGCCTCACATGGAAGACATGCTTAGTACCTGTAAAATGGTTAACCCTAAAATGCTCGCGTCATTTGTTATAACACAATGCCCATCACTGCCTAACCAAGCGAGTCGAATTATTGAAGCTAAAGAAGTGTGTAGCTCATACGGTATTAACGTACTAAACGCTGTTACCTATAGCCGAAATGTTTACGATGACAGTGAAGAGAGCGGTTCATCTGTATTAGAGAGTGATCCAACAAGCAAGGCAGCTGATGAAATGAAAGCTATCGCTGAAGAGCTGCTAGCAATGAAAGCGGACGACTCACATGAGTTTAAGTGA
- the rpmB gene encoding 50S ribosomal protein L28, whose translation MSKVCQVTGKKPIVGNNRSHARNATRRRFLPNLQSHRFWVESENRFVKLRLTPKGMRIIDKNGIDAVLADIRARGEKV comes from the coding sequence ATGTCTAAAGTTTGCCAAGTAACAGGCAAAAAGCCAATCGTAGGGAACAACCGTTCTCACGCAAGAAACGCAACACGTCGTCGTTTCTTACCAAACCTTCAATCTCACCGTTTTTGGGTTGAGAGTGAAAACCGTTTCGTTAAATTACGTTTAACTCCGAAAGGAATGCGTATTATCGATAAAAATGGTATCGATGCAGTATTAGCTGATATTCGTGCCCGTGGCGAAAAAGTTTAA